The DNA window CGGCGAGTGCGGCCGGGTCCGGGCCGTCCGGGTCGGTTTGCGCCAGGTGCAGCAGGCCGAGGATGGCCGCGTAGGCGACCCGCGCCCGGGATTCCGCCCGGTCCGGCGGCAGGCCGAGTTCCTCGTAGGTGCGGACCAGGAGGTCCAGCCGCGCCTTGTTCACCTGGCCGACCGCTTTCCGGACGCGCGGGTCGTTGCGCTCGCCGAGCAGGCTCAGGTGCACCGACGGGGCCAGCGGCTGGGCGGCCTGCACGACGGCGGTGAGCAGATCGCGCAACCGCCGCGCCGGGTCCTCGATCGCGGCGAAGATGGTGATCGCCTGGTCGCCGTGGCCGTGCACCCATTCGTCGAGTGCCGCCGCGATCAGCTCGTCGCGGTTGCGGTAGTGCGCGTAGAAACTGCCCTTGGTCACGCCAAGGGTCCGCGCGAGGGGTTCGACCGCGACCGCGGCCAGCCCGC is part of the Amycolatopsis sp. CA-230715 genome and encodes:
- a CDS encoding TetR/AcrR family transcriptional regulator; amino-acid sequence: MSESTRLSAKDWARAALKAIAGGGLAAVAVEPLARTLGVTKGSFYAHYRNRDELIAAALDEWVHGHGDQAITIFAAIEDPARRLRDLLTAVVQAAQPLAPSVHLSLLGERNDPRVRKAVGQVNKARLDLLVRTYEELGLPPDRAESRARVAYAAILGLLHLAQTDPDGPDPAALADEAAAIFLP